A genomic segment from Candidatus Viadribacter manganicus encodes:
- a CDS encoding RNA polymerase sigma factor: MKRGLENALDEYLVLLAQAGQIEAFGRLAARWTPKLLTFAARSTGTTEAAKDAVQEAWTAALRGIARLDDPARFPAWIYAITARKCADTLRTKYRGQALANELERIAAPEATVAPDFDARLDLAAALKRLPPEQRIAVALLYGEDMSVAEISAITGVPIGTVKSRLSAARQALRTFMEGDDNE; the protein is encoded by the coding sequence GTGAAACGAGGCCTAGAGAATGCCCTTGACGAATATCTCGTCTTGCTCGCGCAGGCCGGACAGATTGAAGCGTTTGGCCGTTTGGCCGCACGCTGGACACCTAAGCTCCTCACCTTCGCAGCTCGAAGCACCGGCACCACTGAGGCGGCCAAGGATGCGGTGCAGGAGGCTTGGACCGCAGCCCTACGCGGAATAGCACGGCTTGATGATCCGGCGCGTTTTCCGGCGTGGATTTATGCGATCACGGCTCGCAAATGCGCGGATACGCTGCGCACGAAGTATCGAGGCCAAGCACTCGCTAACGAACTGGAACGCATCGCCGCACCTGAAGCCACAGTCGCCCCTGATTTCGATGCTCGGCTCGATCTCGCGGCGGCGCTCAAGCGTTTGCCGCCGGAGCAGCGCATCGCGGTGGCTCTTCTCTACGGCGAAGACATGAGTGTCGCCGAAATCTCGGCAATTACCGGTGTCCCGATTGGCACAGTGAAATCACGACTGTCAGCCGCACGCCAAGCGCTGCGCACGTTTATGGAAGGAGACGATAATGAATAA
- a CDS encoding DUF6768 family protein, producing the protein MNKLDSAIRQALSAEDAAFLAKFEDQSPLHEALGTFSGKWGVMNVFAALVTFAMFGAAVFCAWNAFTETEVRDTILWSAGVVLAMLAVAMLKMYFWMEINKNVTLREVKRLELQVARLAAHDKAQS; encoded by the coding sequence ATGAATAAGCTCGATTCTGCGATCCGTCAGGCTTTGTCGGCGGAGGATGCAGCGTTTCTCGCGAAATTCGAAGATCAGTCGCCGCTGCATGAAGCGCTCGGCACATTCAGCGGCAAGTGGGGCGTCATGAACGTGTTTGCCGCGCTGGTGACGTTCGCAATGTTTGGTGCCGCCGTCTTTTGTGCCTGGAACGCTTTCACCGAGACGGAAGTGCGAGATACGATACTTTGGAGCGCAGGCGTTGTTCTTGCGATGTTGGCCGTTGCGATGCTCAAGATGTATTTCTGGATGGAGATCAATAAGAACGTCACGCTTCGCGAAGTGAAACGTCTCGAACTCCAGGTGGCTCGACTGGCGGCGCACGACAAAGCTCAATCATAA
- a CDS encoding retropepsin-like aspartic protease, with protein MRRRTLLTALAVSPLLTARGHAATLSTALTFDDRGRPLADVMINGAGPFPLVIDTAAGGTVLNAATIERLAITSTGTARVQGASGAVNTNLYSLDVVEIASLRRENLMAVQTPPDSVSAAAHAGVLGASFFADTRLEFAFASDRLNIDTGANRSALADAINVDFRHRIFALAPIRIAGADATAVVDTGARATVANALLRTALGFSENDPRFHEAEPIGGATAHSTPAVAAEVTPVVFAGHDFGALTLNFADLSVFAAMQLSETPALILGMDVLRRAEALVLDYSSAQLAMRT; from the coding sequence ATGCGCCGCAGAACTTTGCTCACCGCGCTTGCCGTGTCGCCGCTGCTCACCGCACGCGGCCACGCCGCGACGCTTTCAACAGCACTGACATTTGATGATCGAGGTCGCCCACTCGCAGACGTCATGATCAATGGCGCTGGTCCCTTTCCGCTGGTGATCGATACCGCCGCCGGAGGCACCGTGCTGAACGCCGCAACAATTGAGCGGCTCGCCATCACCTCCACAGGCACGGCACGCGTCCAAGGCGCAAGCGGCGCCGTCAACACCAATCTCTATTCGCTTGACGTGGTGGAGATCGCCAGCCTTCGCCGAGAAAATCTGATGGCGGTGCAAACACCGCCGGACTCCGTGTCCGCCGCCGCTCATGCCGGCGTGCTGGGCGCCAGTTTCTTTGCCGACACGCGTCTTGAATTCGCGTTCGCCTCCGACCGTCTCAACATCGACACCGGCGCAAACCGCTCCGCGCTCGCCGACGCCATCAACGTTGACTTCCGACACCGCATTTTTGCGCTCGCGCCAATCCGGATCGCTGGCGCCGACGCCACCGCGGTTGTTGACACCGGCGCTCGCGCCACCGTCGCTAACGCCCTTCTGCGTACTGCTTTAGGCTTCAGCGAAAACGACCCACGCTTTCACGAAGCCGAACCCATTGGCGGTGCCACGGCCCACAGCACCCCGGCTGTCGCCGCCGAAGTGACGCCGGTTGTATTCGCGGGCCATGATTTCGGTGCGCTCACTCTGAACTTCGCCGACCTCTCTGTGTTCGCTGCCATGCAACTCAGCGAAACCCCAGCGTTGATCCTGGGCATGGACGTCCTTCGCCGCGCCGAAGCGTTGGTGCTGGACTACTCCAGCGCTCAGCTGGCGATGCGCACCTAA
- a CDS encoding IS110 family transposase has protein sequence MNQVVTIGLDIAKSVFQLHGVDAVGAVLLRKRLPRSRMLAFFEKQAPCLIGIEACGSAHYWGRELSRLGHEVRLIPPSYVKPYVKRQKNDAADAEAICEAVARPSMRFVPIKAPEQQSMMVAHRTRSILTRQRTQLSNAIRGHMSEFGLVAPVGRNGLESLIRVISDAADERVPSAARTSLLMLVTQLRLVNEQILESDRCIIASARSTEVGRRLMGVPGVGPVLASALVATIADPKSFSSGRNLAAWIGLVPRQNSSGGKERLSGITKQGDRYLRQLLVVGAVAVIRYAQRNGARRPWLVQLLARRTPKVAAVALANKNARVVWAIMTSGERYREPLAV, from the coding sequence ATGAACCAGGTTGTTACAATCGGATTGGACATCGCGAAGTCGGTGTTTCAGCTTCACGGTGTTGATGCGGTCGGCGCGGTGCTGTTGCGCAAACGTCTGCCGAGATCTCGGATGCTAGCGTTTTTTGAGAAGCAGGCGCCTTGCCTAATCGGTATCGAAGCGTGCGGCTCGGCGCATTATTGGGGCCGAGAGTTGAGCCGGTTGGGTCACGAGGTGCGCTTGATCCCGCCGAGCTACGTGAAGCCGTACGTTAAGCGGCAAAAGAACGATGCAGCCGACGCGGAAGCGATTTGCGAAGCGGTGGCACGGCCGAGCATGCGATTTGTGCCAATAAAAGCGCCCGAACAGCAAAGCATGATGGTCGCGCATCGAACGCGATCGATTTTAACGCGCCAGCGCACTCAGTTGTCCAATGCCATTCGCGGCCACATGTCAGAGTTCGGATTGGTGGCGCCAGTCGGGCGCAACGGGCTCGAGAGCCTGATCCGCGTCATCAGTGATGCCGCTGATGAACGCGTACCTAGCGCCGCGCGCACGTCTCTTCTGATGTTGGTCACGCAGCTGCGGCTCGTGAACGAGCAGATATTGGAGTCCGATCGATGCATCATCGCGAGCGCACGCAGCACTGAAGTCGGCAGGCGGCTAATGGGCGTTCCCGGTGTAGGTCCCGTGCTTGCCAGCGCCCTGGTTGCGACCATCGCTGATCCGAAATCGTTCAGTTCGGGTCGCAATCTCGCGGCATGGATCGGGCTCGTGCCGCGTCAGAACTCTAGCGGAGGCAAAGAACGATTGAGTGGCATCACCAAGCAAGGTGATCGATACCTCCGTCAATTGCTGGTCGTGGGCGCGGTTGCTGTGATCCGTTACGCGCAGCGCAATGGCGCGCGCAGGCCCTGGCTAGTGCAATTGCTGGCGCGGCGCACCCCGAAGGTCGCCGCGGTGGCGTTAGCAAACAAGAACGCACGCGTGGTGTGGGCAATCATGACCAGCGGCGAGCGCTATCGAGAGCCGCTCGCGGTGTAG